The following coding sequences are from one Microtus pennsylvanicus isolate mMicPen1 chromosome 1, mMicPen1.hap1, whole genome shotgun sequence window:
- the Acads gene encoding short-chain specific acyl-CoA dehydrogenase, mitochondrial isoform X1: MAAALFARAGGTLRRALHPRDWCRLHTVYQSAELPETHQMLRQTCRDFAEKELVPIAAQLDKEHLFPRAQVKKMGELGLLAMDVPEEFSGAGLDYLAYSIALEEISRGCASTGVIMSVNNSLYLGPILKFGTPEQKQRWITPFTSGDKIGCFALSEPGNGSDAGAASTTAREEGDSWVLNGTKAWITNSWEASATVVFASTDRSRQNKGISAFLVPMPTPGLTLGKKEDKLGIRASSTANLIFEDCRIPKENLLGEPGMGFKIAMQTLDMGRIGIASQALGIAQASLDCAVKYAESRNAFGAPLTKLQNIQFKLADMALALESARLLTWRAAMLKDNKKPFTKESAMAKLAASEAATAISHQAIQILGGMGYVTEMPAERYYRDARITEIYEGTSEIQRLVIAGQLLRSYRS, encoded by the exons ATGGCTGCCGCACTGTTCGCCCGGGCCGGTGGTACACTCCGCCGAG CTCTCCATCCTCGCGACTGGTGCAGGTTGCATACCGTTTACCAGTCTGCGGAGCTGCCCGAGACACATCAGATGTTGCGCCAGACATGCCGGGACTTTGCTGAGAAGGAGCTGGTCCCCATTGCGGCCCAGCTGGACAAGGAGCATCTCTTCCCCAGAGCTCAG GTGAAGAAGATGGGTGAGCTCGGACTACTGGCCATGGATGTCCCGGAGGAGTTCAGTGGTGCGGGCCTGGATTACCTGGCCTATTCCATTGCCCTAGAGGAGATCAGCCGCGGCTGCGCCTCCACCGGAGTTATCATGAGCGTCAACAAT TCTCTCTACTTGGGGCCCATCCTGAAGTTTGGAACCCCGGAGCAGAAGCAGCGGTGGATAACCCCTTTCACCAGTGGTGACAAAATCGGCTGTTTTGCTCTCAGTGAGCCAG GGAACGGCAGTGATGCGGGAGCTGCTTCCACCACGGCCCGGGAAGAGGGTGACTCGTGGGTTCTCAATGGCACCAAAGCCTGGATCACCAACTCCTGGGAGGCTTCGGCCACGGTGGTGTTTGCTAGCACAGACCGGTCCCGGCAGAACAAG GGTATCAGTGCCTTCCTGGTTCCCATGCCCACTCCTGGGCTCACACTGGGCAAGAAGGAAGACAAGCTGGGCATCCGGGCCTCATCTACAGCTAACCTCATCTTTGAGGACTGTCGCATCCCCAAGGAGAACCTGCTGGGGGAGCCAGGGATGGGCTTCAAGATAGCCATG CAAACCCTGGACATGGGCCGCATCGGCATCGCCTCCCAGGCTCTGGGCATTGCCCAGGCCTCCCTCGATTGTGCCGTGAAATACGCTGAGAGCCGCAATGCCTTTGGGGCACCGCTCACCAAGCTCCAGAACATCCAG TTCAAGCTGGCAGACATGGCCCTGGCCCTGGAGAGTGCCCGCCTGCTGACTTGGCGTGCTGCCATGCTGAAGGACAATAAGAAGCCATTCACCAAG GAGTCGGCCATGGCCAAGCTGGCTGCGTCTGAGGCTGCAACCGCCATTAGCCACCAG GCCATCCAGATCCTGGGAGGCATGGGGTATGTGACAGAGATGCCAGCCGAGCGGTACTATCGAGATGCTCGCATCACGGAGATCTACGAGGGTACCAGCGAAATCCAGAGACTGGTGATTGCCGGGCAGCTGCTCCGGAGCTACCGGAGTTGA
- the Acads gene encoding short-chain specific acyl-CoA dehydrogenase, mitochondrial isoform X2, whose protein sequence is MAAALFARAGGTLRRALHPRDWCRLHTVYQSAELPETHQMLRQTCRDFAEKELVPIAAQLDKEHLFPRAQVKKMGELGLLAMDVPEEFSGAGLDYLAYSIALEEISRGCASTGVIMSVNNSLYLGPILKFGTPEQKQRWITPFTSGDKIGCFALSEPGNGSDAGAASTTAREEGDSWVLNGTKAWITNSWEASATVVFASTDRSRQNKGISAFLVPMPTPGLTLGKKEDKLGIRASSTANLIFEDCRIPKENLLGEPGMGFKIAMQTLDMGRIGIASQALGIAQASLDCAVKYAESRNAFGAPLTKLQNIQESAMAKLAASEAATAISHQAIQILGGMGYVTEMPAERYYRDARITEIYEGTSEIQRLVIAGQLLRSYRS, encoded by the exons ATGGCTGCCGCACTGTTCGCCCGGGCCGGTGGTACACTCCGCCGAG CTCTCCATCCTCGCGACTGGTGCAGGTTGCATACCGTTTACCAGTCTGCGGAGCTGCCCGAGACACATCAGATGTTGCGCCAGACATGCCGGGACTTTGCTGAGAAGGAGCTGGTCCCCATTGCGGCCCAGCTGGACAAGGAGCATCTCTTCCCCAGAGCTCAG GTGAAGAAGATGGGTGAGCTCGGACTACTGGCCATGGATGTCCCGGAGGAGTTCAGTGGTGCGGGCCTGGATTACCTGGCCTATTCCATTGCCCTAGAGGAGATCAGCCGCGGCTGCGCCTCCACCGGAGTTATCATGAGCGTCAACAAT TCTCTCTACTTGGGGCCCATCCTGAAGTTTGGAACCCCGGAGCAGAAGCAGCGGTGGATAACCCCTTTCACCAGTGGTGACAAAATCGGCTGTTTTGCTCTCAGTGAGCCAG GGAACGGCAGTGATGCGGGAGCTGCTTCCACCACGGCCCGGGAAGAGGGTGACTCGTGGGTTCTCAATGGCACCAAAGCCTGGATCACCAACTCCTGGGAGGCTTCGGCCACGGTGGTGTTTGCTAGCACAGACCGGTCCCGGCAGAACAAG GGTATCAGTGCCTTCCTGGTTCCCATGCCCACTCCTGGGCTCACACTGGGCAAGAAGGAAGACAAGCTGGGCATCCGGGCCTCATCTACAGCTAACCTCATCTTTGAGGACTGTCGCATCCCCAAGGAGAACCTGCTGGGGGAGCCAGGGATGGGCTTCAAGATAGCCATG CAAACCCTGGACATGGGCCGCATCGGCATCGCCTCCCAGGCTCTGGGCATTGCCCAGGCCTCCCTCGATTGTGCCGTGAAATACGCTGAGAGCCGCAATGCCTTTGGGGCACCGCTCACCAAGCTCCAGAACATCCAG GAGTCGGCCATGGCCAAGCTGGCTGCGTCTGAGGCTGCAACCGCCATTAGCCACCAG GCCATCCAGATCCTGGGAGGCATGGGGTATGTGACAGAGATGCCAGCCGAGCGGTACTATCGAGATGCTCGCATCACGGAGATCTACGAGGGTACCAGCGAAATCCAGAGACTGGTGATTGCCGGGCAGCTGCTCCGGAGCTACCGGAGTTGA